The genomic interval TGATCGTACCGCGGAAGGCATAGCCCGGAAGGAACTCGTATCGTGTGGTGATCTTTCCGCTGGTCGAATCCCCGACTGTGCCGGTGAAGTGCTCGAAGCGGCCCGCCAGGCCGACATACCAATTGTCGGTGATGCTGGTATCGAGATCGACATAGGCGGCATAATTATCGCGGCTGATCGAGCCAGCATCCGCCGGCGTCGCGGCGGCGTAGGACGACAGGCCGGGGATCGGGTTCAATCCCGCATTCGGCTGGCCGGCCGGAATGATGTAATTCCCGATGGCATAGGACAGCGGATCGCCGGCGCCGATCGAGAACCATTCGAAGCGATGTTCGAGACCGAACGAGACATCGAGCGGCTTGGCGAGCCCGATCTCGAACGGACGCGTGACGTCGACCGTGTTGGTCCATTGCTCGAAATCGTGCTTGCTCAGATGGAACGACGTCGGACTCGCCGGTCCGAGCGTCGCGTTGATGGTGTGCCGGGCGTCCAAGTTCGCATAGTCCTGCGCGAAGCTCGAACTCAGATCCCACACCCAGCCGTCGAGATCGCCTTTCGCGCCCCAGGTCGTCTGGTAGTCCCATTCGTTGATGATGCGGTAGGCCTGGAACCCGTTCGGAAAGATCTCCGGCAACGAATTCAGATTGGACGGCAGGAAGCTGCCGGTGTTCTTCTGCGTGTAGCGATGGCTCACCGTCGTATCGGAGTACAGAGTCACGTCGGAGCCAAGCGGCACGCCGGCGTTGTAAGAGAGGCTGTAGAGCTTGTCGTTCGCGCCGCCATAGGGATGTCCGAAAGCCTTGCGATCGATCGTCGCCTCGCGCGGATCGGGAACGCCGCCGGCCAGCAGGTTATAGAGATAGGGGGTTGTCGCCGCCTCGTTGCGGTACCATGGCGCCGAACTGCGGGCATCGGCGGCGAAATGGATGTAGCCTTCGCCGAACAGCGGCAGGCCGTAATCGGCCGCCTCGTGCAGGCTCAGTCCGTCGCCCCCGAAATTGAGACCGGCGGTGGTGTCGGAGACGCCGCCGTCGGTTCCGTCCTTCAGGATGATGTTGATCACGCCGGCGATGGCATCCGAGCCGTATTGCGCCGCGGCGCCGTCGCGCAGCACTTCGACATGGTCGATGGCCGCGACCGGGATGAGGTCCAGGTCCACCGGCACGCCGCCATTGCCGACGCGGGCGAGGTTGTTGATGAGCGCCGTGGTATGGCGCCGCTTGCCGTTGATCAGGTAGAGCACCTGGTCGCCGTTGAGGCCGCGTAAGGTCGTCGCGCGGACGGCCCAGGACGTGCCGCCGCCATTGACGCCCGGCAGGTTGAAGGACGGGATCAGGGTCTGGAACACCTCCTTGAGCGCGCCGCGACCGTTTTCCTGCAATTGCTTGCCGCCGATGACGTCGATCGGAACCGGGCTATCCGCCACCGTGCGGTGCTGCGTACCGCGCACGCCGGTCACCACCACTGTCTCCACGGACGACACATTGTCCGCGGCCGCGTTGCTTGCGAGGACCTGCGCCTGGGCCTGCGCCAGCCCGGCGAGCGATCCGCCGAGAAGCAACACCGTTCGAAACGCTACGCACCTGGCCGACATGAAGAACCCCGCTCTCACCCCAGGGACGCCGCGTCCGCGACGATCCTGAAACTCTATCAAATTAGTATAGTTTGATACCGGCGGGTTCCGAAGCCGTAAATCGAGAGTTTCTCATATCCAGATTGAGCCGGCCGAAACGGCGCGACACTCGACACTTGGGCGAAACTCACGCCCGCGATGAGAACTTCTGATTGGCGCCGGTTTGGGGCCGCACGCTTAATCGGGCGGTATTGCCGTTCCGAAAAGGAGAACCCATGAGTTCGGCCGCCCGCAAAATCGAAACGGCGCACAGTTCGCTCGCCGTCACCAAGCTCAGTCCCGTGATCGGCGCGGAGGTCGGCGGCATCGACCTGCGCGATCCGCTGTCGCCGGAATTGCGCGATGAATTGCGTCGCCTGCTTCTCGAACACAAGGTCCTGTTCTTCCGCGACCAGGACATCGACAACGAACAGCATCTCGCCTTCGCGCGGAACTTCGGCAAGCTCTACGACCATCCGTCGGGCGGGCTCGAAAAGCACCGCACCATCCAGCCGATCGACTCCCGCGAATTCGCCAAGCGCGGCTACAGCGTCCGCGAGACGCATTGGCACACCGATACGAGCTGGCGGATCGATCCGTCCTTCGGCGCCGTCCTGCGCGCGGTGAACATCCCCGATGTCGGCGGCGACACGATCTGGGCGAATGGCGGCGCGATCCTGCGCGGCCTTCCCGACGATCTGCGCGAGAAGATCGATAGCCTCTATGTCATCCACGACTTCCAGTCGGCGCTCAAGGCGGCCGGCGAGCGCTATCCCCTCGTCGCGCATCCGATCATCCGCACCCATCCCGAAACGGGCGAGGATATCTTCTGGGTGAATTGGAGCCTCAAGCCCCGCATCGTCGATCTCGACCGTGCCGAGAGCGATGCGCTGCTGGCGCGTCTCTATGACGAGGTGAAGCGCCCCGAATATCAGGTCCGGTTCCGCTGGCGCAAAGGCTCGGTCGCATTCTGGGATAATCGCGCCGTGCTCCACTACGCGGTGCGCGACTATGGCGATTTCCCGCGCGTGATGGAGCGTGTGCTAATCGCCAGCGACGACATCCCCTATCGCGTCCGCAAGGAATGACCGACAGGAACGGGCAGCCGGGGGTGCCCGTTCCGCCGCCGGCTTGGGATGTGCGCGGCCGCGATGCGTTTGCCAGGCGCGACGGTCCCGGCGCCTATCGGCGATCCATCGTTGTTCCCAGCCCCCAATTCATCAGCCGCGCTATGGCGGCGGGACGTGGCAATGCTCTAATGATAGACGTTAGCATAACGTCGTCCGCGATCGTCGCTTGCCATATATCTATGGCGACCGGCGGCGGATGGATACCGATGTGATTGTACATGACGTCCGCATCCGATCTTAAGATCGTCATTGTCGGTGGCGGGTTCAGCGGCACGCTCTTCGCCCTCAAAGCGCACGCGGCGTTGCCGCGGGCCCGCATCGCGATCGTGGAGAAGTCCGACAGGATTGGAAAAGGGCTCGCCTATGGCCTATGTGCGCCGTCGCATCTGCTGAACGTCCCGGTGAGTCGGATGGAAGTCGGCCTCGAACCGGGATTCCAGGCTTGGCTGGCGGGCGGCGCGGCGAATCTCGCGGCCGCCCTTGCGGAAAGCGGCGGCGATCTGCCTTCGGCGTTCGTGGAGCGCGCGCTGTTCGGCGCCTATTTGCACGAGCGGCTGGAGGCGGCGCTGCGGGACACGGAGCGGCTTGCGGTCGTGAGCGCCGAGGTGGTGGGGATCGAGGAGGTTTCGTCCCGCTCCGTTGTGCTCGGCAACGGCCGCCGCCTCGCCGCCGACATCGTCGTTCTGGCGACCGGCAATCTGACGCCGCGGCCGCTGGGCGTCGCCGTGAGATGGCCCGAGGACATCCCAAGCGATCCCTGGGCGCCGAGCCTTTTCGACGGCATGGATCCAAAGGCTCCGCTCTTGTTGGTAGGGACAGGCCTTACCGCTGTCGATGTCGCTCTCAAACTGACGGACAACGGGCACGCCGGTCGGCTGACTGCTGTCTCCCGCCACGGACTGATCCCGCAAGCGCATGTCGCCGGCGGTCATTGGCCGCCCTTTCTGGATCGCAAATCCCTCTCGCCTCTTGATGCGCTGCGAGCGGTGCGGGCCGCAGCGGCGGATGCCGCGGCGCAGGGTATTGCGTGGCAACGCGTTATCGATGCCGTCCGCCCGTCGGTCGCGGGCATCTGGCATCGCTGGTCGCCGGCCGAGCGCCGGCAGTTCTTGCGCCATGTGCGTCCCCGCTGGGATGTCGTGCGCCATCGCATGGCGCCGCGGATCGCCGCCCGTCTGCACGAATTGATGCGAGGCGGCCGGTTGCACGTGCTCGCAGGACGCATGCGCGCTGCCGTTCCCGGCACGCGCGGCATCGACGTCACGATCGACAAGCGCGGCGGTGGCCGCGAAGATGTCCGCGTGGCGCGGATCGTCAACTGCACCGGCCCACGCAGTGACTATGCCACCATCGACTATCCGTTGTTTGCGGATTTGCGGCGGCGGAAGCTGATCGTTCCGGACCCGCTCGCCCTCGGCATAGAGACCGAGGACTGCGCCGTCGTCGACTCGCGGGGCGGCGCTTCGGATTGGCACTTTGCACTTGGGTCCCTGACTCGGCCGGCGTGGTGGGAGATCACGGCCGTACCGGAGATCAACGTCCAGATCGGGCGCCTCGTCGGGAAGCTTT from Rhizomicrobium sp. carries:
- a CDS encoding FAD/NAD(P)-binding protein — its product is MTSASDLKIVIVGGGFSGTLFALKAHAALPRARIAIVEKSDRIGKGLAYGLCAPSHLLNVPVSRMEVGLEPGFQAWLAGGAANLAAALAESGGDLPSAFVERALFGAYLHERLEAALRDTERLAVVSAEVVGIEEVSSRSVVLGNGRRLAADIVVLATGNLTPRPLGVAVRWPEDIPSDPWAPSLFDGMDPKAPLLLVGTGLTAVDVALKLTDNGHAGRLTAVSRHGLIPQAHVAGGHWPPFLDRKSLSPLDALRAVRAAAADAAAQGIAWQRVIDAVRPSVAGIWHRWSPAERRQFLRHVRPRWDVVRHRMAPRIAARLHELMRGGRLHVLAGRMRAAVPGTRGIDVTIDKRGGGREDVRVARIVNCTGPRSDYATIDYPLFADLRRRKLIVPDPLALGIETEDCAVVDSRGGASDWHFALGSLTRPAWWEITAVPEINVQIGRLVGKLSASRQSRAARRALLAEEFVDLGAGI
- a CDS encoding TonB-dependent receptor, with protein sequence MSARCVAFRTVLLLGGSLAGLAQAQAQVLASNAAADNVSSVETVVVTGVRGTQHRTVADSPVPIDVIGGKQLQENGRGALKEVFQTLIPSFNLPGVNGGGTSWAVRATTLRGLNGDQVLYLINGKRRHTTALINNLARVGNGGVPVDLDLIPVAAIDHVEVLRDGAAAQYGSDAIAGVINIILKDGTDGGVSDTTAGLNFGGDGLSLHEAADYGLPLFGEGYIHFAADARSSAPWYRNEAATTPYLYNLLAGGVPDPREATIDRKAFGHPYGGANDKLYSLSYNAGVPLGSDVTLYSDTTVSHRYTQKNTGSFLPSNLNSLPEIFPNGFQAYRIINEWDYQTTWGAKGDLDGWVWDLSSSFAQDYANLDARHTINATLGPASPTSFHLSKHDFEQWTNTVDVTRPFEIGLAKPLDVSFGLEHRFEWFSIGAGDPLSYAIGNYIIPAGQPNAGLNPIPGLSSYAAATPADAGSISRDNYAAYVDLDTSITDNWYVGLAGRFEHFTGTVGDSTSGKITTRYEFLPGYAFRGTISNGFRAPSLAQEIFSTPTFSGQFNPITHINDIYRVQVLPVFKAGALALGAQPLTPETSQDYSVGFTAQPIDNLNLSVDAYQINVHNRILLSGNIGGLPGSAQEAFVNSILTPLGYPANTIVQYFTNAVSTRTHGIDFVGDYGWDLDAAGALNLSAAYSWVETEITRVNPTPSVLQGHGIALVGYQREGDLTVATPKSKVILTGDWSLEPFDVHLQVTRYGSYTERGTVDPAVNPALSSDRTYSAKWITNLALTYDLTDTFSLTVGADDLFDVYPDKIGPIDANSGMGEYGNFSPFGISGGFYYTRVGIKLGAI
- a CDS encoding TauD/TfdA family dioxygenase, whose translation is MSSAARKIETAHSSLAVTKLSPVIGAEVGGIDLRDPLSPELRDELRRLLLEHKVLFFRDQDIDNEQHLAFARNFGKLYDHPSGGLEKHRTIQPIDSREFAKRGYSVRETHWHTDTSWRIDPSFGAVLRAVNIPDVGGDTIWANGGAILRGLPDDLREKIDSLYVIHDFQSALKAAGERYPLVAHPIIRTHPETGEDIFWVNWSLKPRIVDLDRAESDALLARLYDEVKRPEYQVRFRWRKGSVAFWDNRAVLHYAVRDYGDFPRVMERVLIASDDIPYRVRKE